The following are encoded in a window of Sporichthyaceae bacterium genomic DNA:
- a CDS encoding coenzyme F420-0:L-glutamate ligase encodes MNRLEIIPVSGVGEVIAGTDLADLAAAHADLLDGDVLVVSSKIVSKAEGRTMQAPDREAAIDAEAVRVVAYRRGTRIVETRHGLVLAAAGVDASNVAPGTVLLLPLDPDDSARRLRAGIRERTGRDVGVIVSDSLGRPWRQGVLDLAIGVAGLEPMHDLRGTTDDYGNPLEVTVVAVADEIAAAAELVKTKLAGVPLAIVRGLAGVGGPDGPGARALVRPAAEDMFELGTAEARRTAVTNRRTVRQFSPEPVDRGAVDRALAAALTAPAPHHTRPFRFVCLWSPDSRTGFLDELRAAWVTDLTADQLTSDQIDRRVARGDVLRNAPLVIVPFLVTEGAHTYPDERRSAAERDMFVAAAGAAVSSLLVALSAEGLGSCWVSSTLFCPELATAALGVPEHWQAMGAVGVGVPAEPAGPRPPLDPTDYVSHR; translated from the coding sequence GTGAATCGGCTCGAGATCATCCCGGTGAGCGGCGTCGGCGAGGTGATCGCGGGCACCGACCTGGCCGACCTGGCCGCAGCCCATGCGGACCTTCTCGACGGCGACGTGCTGGTGGTCTCCAGCAAGATCGTCAGCAAGGCCGAGGGCCGGACGATGCAGGCCCCGGACCGTGAGGCCGCCATCGACGCGGAGGCCGTCCGGGTGGTCGCGTACCGGCGCGGTACCCGGATCGTGGAGACCCGGCACGGCCTGGTGCTGGCCGCCGCCGGGGTGGACGCGAGCAACGTGGCGCCGGGCACGGTACTGCTGCTGCCGCTCGACCCGGACGACTCGGCCCGGCGACTGCGGGCCGGGATCCGGGAGCGCACCGGGCGCGACGTCGGCGTGATCGTCAGCGACTCGCTGGGGCGGCCCTGGCGGCAGGGCGTGCTGGACCTGGCGATCGGCGTCGCCGGGCTGGAGCCGATGCACGATCTGCGGGGGACCACCGACGACTACGGCAATCCGTTGGAGGTGACCGTGGTGGCCGTGGCCGACGAGATCGCGGCCGCGGCGGAACTCGTGAAGACCAAGCTGGCCGGGGTGCCGCTGGCGATCGTGCGTGGGCTGGCGGGCGTCGGTGGCCCGGACGGCCCCGGCGCCCGGGCGCTGGTTCGCCCCGCGGCCGAGGACATGTTCGAGTTGGGCACCGCCGAGGCGCGTCGCACCGCGGTCACCAACCGGCGCACGGTCCGGCAGTTCTCGCCCGAGCCGGTGGACCGAGGCGCGGTCGACCGCGCGCTGGCGGCCGCACTGACGGCTCCGGCGCCGCACCACACCCGCCCGTTCCGGTTCGTCTGCCTGTGGTCGCCGGACTCGCGCACCGGGTTCCTCGACGAACTGCGCGCGGCCTGGGTCACCGATCTGACGGCTGATCAGCTGACGTCGGATCAGATCGATCGACGGGTGGCCCGCGGCGACGTGCTGCGCAACGCCCCGTTGGTGATCGTCCCGTTCCTGGTGACCGAGGGCGCCCACACCTACCCGGACGAGCGTCGCAGCGCGGCCGAGCGGGACATGTTCGTTGCCGCCGCCGGGGCCGCGGTGAGCAGCCTGCTGGTCGCCCTGTCAGCCGAGGGCCTGGGCTCGTGCTGGGTCTCCTCGACCCTGTTCTGCCCCGAGCTCGCCACGGCCGCCCTCGGCGTCCCGGAGCACTGGCAGGCGATGGGCGCCGTCGGCGTCGGCGTCCCGGCCGAACCGGCCGGCCCCCGCCCCCCGCTGGACCCCACGGATTACGTGTCCCACCGCTGA
- the cofD gene encoding 2-phospho-L-lactate transferase gives MRIVAPAGGIGAARFLRGLLAHLAQAGVESQVTVIGNTADDITLSGLHVSPDLDTVMYTLGGGIHPVQGWGRADETRNVQAELTAYGAGTEWFALGDRDIATHLVRTELLAAGATLSEATAALCARWQPGVRLLPMSDDPIATQVTIADATAPGGVRVLHFQEYWVRLGAPPALAVTVAGADKSSPAPGVLEAVAEADVILLPPSNPVVSIGAVLAVPGIREAVRQNRNAPVVGLSPIVGGAPVRGMADRMLTAIGVETSAEAVGLHYGARRHGGLLDGWLVDSVDAAAVPGLEAAGIATRAVPLLMRDVAHSAAMAAAALDLATEIAAR, from the coding sequence GTGCGAATCGTTGCGCCTGCCGGCGGGATCGGGGCCGCCAGGTTCCTGCGCGGCCTGCTCGCGCACCTCGCGCAGGCAGGTGTCGAGTCCCAGGTGACCGTCATCGGAAACACCGCCGACGACATCACCTTGTCCGGCCTGCATGTCTCGCCCGACCTCGACACGGTCATGTACACCCTCGGCGGGGGCATCCACCCGGTGCAGGGCTGGGGCCGGGCCGACGAGACCCGCAACGTGCAGGCCGAGCTGACCGCCTACGGGGCGGGCACCGAATGGTTCGCGCTCGGCGACCGGGACATCGCCACGCACCTGGTGCGGACCGAGTTGCTGGCTGCCGGCGCGACCCTGTCCGAGGCGACCGCCGCCCTGTGCGCGCGATGGCAGCCGGGGGTGCGGCTGCTGCCGATGAGCGACGACCCGATCGCCACCCAGGTGACGATCGCCGACGCGACGGCGCCCGGCGGCGTCCGGGTGCTGCACTTCCAGGAGTACTGGGTGCGGCTGGGCGCACCGCCCGCGCTGGCGGTGACCGTGGCCGGCGCCGACAAGTCGAGCCCGGCGCCCGGGGTACTGGAGGCGGTGGCCGAGGCCGACGTGATCCTGTTGCCACCGTCGAACCCGGTGGTCAGCATCGGCGCGGTGCTGGCCGTGCCGGGCATCCGCGAGGCGGTGCGCCAGAACCGCAACGCCCCGGTGGTCGGGCTGTCGCCGATCGTGGGGGGCGCCCCGGTGCGCGGGATGGCCGACCGGATGCTGACCGCGATCGGCGTGGAGACCTCGGCCGAGGCAGTCGGGCTGCACTACGGGGCGCGGCGCCACGGCGGGCTGCTCGACGGCTGGTTGGTCGACTCGGTCGACGCGGCTGCCGTCCCGGGCCTGGAGGCGGCGGGGATCGCCACCCGGGCCGTGCCGCTGCTCATGCGCGACGTCGCGCACAGCGCCGCGATGGCCGCGGCCGCCCTGGACCTGGCCACGGAGATCGCGGCCCGGTGA
- a CDS encoding WhiB family transcriptional regulator gives MGEVFLPLLGGVEREYMWQDHALCAETDPEAFFPEKGGSTREAKRVCLSCNVRDDCLEYALGHDERFGIWGGMSERERRRLKKRAV, from the coding sequence ATGGGCGAGGTGTTCCTCCCCTTGCTGGGTGGCGTCGAACGCGAGTACATGTGGCAGGACCACGCGCTGTGCGCGGAAACCGATCCGGAGGCCTTTTTCCCTGAGAAGGGCGGTTCGACGCGAGAGGCCAAGCGGGTCTGCCTCTCGTGCAACGTCCGCGACGACTGCCTCGAGTACGCACTCGGCCATGACGAGCGCTTCGGTATCTGGGGCGGCATGTCCGAGCGTGAGCGGCGTCGACTGAAGAAGCGCGCAGTCTGA
- a CDS encoding glycosyltransferase, which yields MPEPDELSGSAVHHVTAVLVTHDGERWLRPVLDGLYAQSRPWQQLAVVDTGSADSTPEILRERVPDSSVTHRPRDTGYGAAVKAAVAQAGPAEPGSHEWLWLIHDDSQPEPEVLEHLLAAVTADPGLGVVGPKIRGWYDRRVLLEMGVSIDGGGRRETSLERGEQDQGQHDNRRETLAVSSAGMLIRRDVWDALDGFDPHLPLLRDDVDLCWRAWLAGHRVAVVPAAVMHHAEAAARERRRIDTGSGRLHLLDRAGALRVLLANLSTAAFVLALPRLLVGSLVRAAFYLAAKAPRDSADELRAVWTVLLRPRAVLRMRRARRTDHAVLATSLRRLFPRAGHQFGLAAEALTHAIGGRRVDRESIGRHRAAETGGDSAFEDLDTGAGGMILRRVIRSPATMLVLGLTLLAAVAERHLFGSGKLLGGALLPAPDSLRQLWSAYTSSWHPDGLGSPAAAPPYLGILGLGGILTLGQVSLVVSFLLLAAIPLASFTAYWSSGALSTSRPFRLWGAAAYALAPAATGAIAAGRLGSAVVVVLLPVACRVAVRVVGTAGRPPTDRAAWTFALLTTVMIAFVPLVWVLLLLPGAVVAGRGRSDPALLRRVAIAVLAPMAVLLPWSAHALRHPARLFIEPGPTGPGLSDRAHSVLQTLVLNPGGPGTGLGWLAVGVVGAGLVGLALAADRRTVLPAWLLALDAYLIALVASRVSVTAPAGGHPAAAWPGVALAAAQLAVTVAAVVGCRDLPSRLSTRDFGIGQPLAAGLAAVAIAAPVLAGTTWLWRGADDPVRRGSADTVPANVAAESGTSDRPRTLVLRSPGNGSELSYVLVRGAGPRLGAVDESVPADAYAELKALVGDLVSGRGDAVAPRLADFAIRYVEVRTPVAASVSEALDTVAGLERLASSSDHALWRLALPTARLTVAVPGNPPTTVALASGATSATVALPAGPAGRVLQLAEPADSHWSAHLAGRPLPGTERAGWAQSWDLPSSGGELTVRYTDHLRGLGLLWQGLALLIVTVLALPAAAVRAPDDAEPTPAPAGAGRHAHGEDPATGESADAVGAGR from the coding sequence ATGCCTGAACCAGACGAGCTTTCCGGGTCGGCCGTCCATCACGTGACCGCGGTACTGGTCACTCACGACGGTGAACGTTGGCTGCGGCCCGTGCTCGACGGGCTGTACGCGCAGAGCCGGCCCTGGCAGCAACTGGCGGTGGTCGACACCGGCAGCGCCGATTCGACCCCCGAGATCCTTCGCGAGCGGGTTCCGGACTCCTCGGTCACGCACCGGCCGCGGGACACCGGTTACGGCGCGGCCGTGAAGGCCGCGGTCGCGCAGGCCGGTCCGGCCGAGCCCGGCTCGCACGAGTGGCTGTGGCTGATTCACGACGACTCCCAGCCCGAGCCCGAGGTCCTGGAGCATCTGCTGGCGGCCGTGACCGCCGACCCGGGCCTGGGCGTGGTCGGGCCCAAGATCCGCGGTTGGTACGACCGCCGGGTGCTGCTCGAGATGGGCGTGAGCATCGACGGCGGCGGGCGGCGTGAAACGTCGCTGGAGCGCGGCGAGCAGGACCAGGGCCAGCACGACAACCGGCGCGAGACGCTGGCGGTGTCCAGCGCCGGGATGCTGATCCGGCGCGACGTGTGGGACGCGCTCGACGGGTTCGACCCGCATCTGCCGCTGCTGCGCGACGACGTGGACCTGTGCTGGCGGGCCTGGCTGGCCGGGCACCGAGTGGCGGTCGTGCCGGCAGCGGTGATGCACCACGCCGAGGCGGCGGCCCGGGAACGGCGGCGCATCGACACCGGCTCCGGTCGGCTGCACCTGCTGGATCGGGCCGGCGCGCTGCGGGTCCTGCTCGCGAACCTGTCCACGGCGGCGTTCGTGCTGGCGCTGCCGCGACTGCTGGTCGGCAGCCTGGTGCGGGCCGCGTTCTACCTGGCCGCCAAGGCCCCGCGCGACTCCGCCGACGAATTGCGCGCCGTCTGGACGGTGCTGCTGCGGCCCCGGGCGGTGCTGCGGATGCGTCGGGCCCGGCGCACCGACCACGCTGTCCTGGCCACTTCGCTGCGGCGGCTCTTCCCGCGGGCGGGCCACCAGTTCGGCCTGGCCGCGGAGGCGCTGACCCACGCCATCGGCGGTCGCCGCGTGGACCGCGAGTCGATCGGCCGCCACCGTGCCGCCGAGACCGGCGGCGATTCCGCGTTCGAGGACCTCGACACCGGGGCGGGCGGGATGATCCTGCGCCGGGTGATCCGCAGCCCGGCAACGATGCTCGTGCTGGGCCTGACGTTGCTCGCGGCCGTCGCCGAACGGCACCTCTTCGGCAGCGGCAAGCTTCTCGGCGGGGCGCTGCTGCCCGCCCCGGACTCGTTGCGGCAGCTGTGGTCCGCCTACACCTCGTCGTGGCATCCCGACGGCCTGGGCAGCCCGGCCGCGGCCCCGCCGTACCTGGGAATACTCGGCCTGGGTGGGATCCTGACGCTGGGTCAGGTAAGTCTGGTGGTCAGCTTCCTGCTGCTGGCGGCGATCCCGCTGGCCTCCTTCACCGCGTACTGGTCCAGTGGTGCGCTGTCGACCTCCCGGCCGTTCCGGCTCTGGGGCGCGGCGGCCTACGCGCTGGCCCCGGCCGCGACCGGCGCGATCGCAGCCGGTCGGTTGGGCTCGGCGGTGGTGGTGGTCCTGCTGCCGGTGGCCTGCCGGGTCGCGGTTCGGGTGGTGGGCACCGCGGGCCGCCCGCCCACCGACCGGGCGGCGTGGACCTTCGCGCTGCTGACCACCGTGATGATCGCCTTCGTCCCGCTGGTCTGGGTGCTGCTGCTGTTGCCGGGTGCGGTCGTGGCCGGGCGGGGCCGCTCGGACCCGGCGCTGCTGCGTCGGGTGGCGATCGCGGTCCTGGCGCCGATGGCCGTGCTGCTGCCCTGGTCGGCCCACGCGCTACGCCACCCGGCCCGGCTGTTCATCGAACCGGGCCCGACCGGCCCGGGCCTGTCCGACCGGGCGCACTCGGTGCTGCAGACGTTGGTCCTCAACCCCGGCGGCCCGGGGACCGGCCTCGGTTGGCTGGCCGTCGGCGTGGTCGGGGCCGGCCTGGTCGGGCTGGCCCTGGCCGCCGACCGGCGGACCGTGCTGCCGGCCTGGCTGCTGGCGCTCGACGCGTACCTGATCGCACTGGTCGCCTCGCGCGTCTCGGTGACCGCACCGGCGGGTGGACACCCGGCCGCTGCCTGGCCCGGGGTGGCCCTGGCGGCGGCGCAGCTCGCCGTCACCGTCGCGGCGGTCGTCGGCTGCCGCGACCTGCCGTCCCGGCTGAGCACCCGCGATTTCGGTATCGGCCAGCCGTTGGCCGCCGGCCTGGCCGCGGTGGCGATCGCGGCGCCGGTGCTGGCCGGGACGACGTGGTTGTGGCGCGGCGCGGACGACCCGGTGCGCCGGGGCTCGGCCGACACGGTGCCTGCCAACGTGGCCGCCGAGTCCGGCACCAGCGACCGGCCGCGGACGCTGGTGCTGCGCTCGCCCGGCAACGGCTCCGAACTTTCCTACGTGCTGGTCCGGGGCGCCGGTCCGCGACTCGGGGCGGTCGACGAGTCCGTGCCGGCCGACGCCTACGCCGAGCTGAAGGCGTTGGTCGGCGACCTGGTTTCCGGTCGCGGCGACGCCGTCGCACCCCGGCTGGCCGACTTCGCCATCCGCTACGTGGAGGTGCGCACGCCGGTGGCCGCCTCGGTGTCCGAAGCCCTGGACACCGTGGCCGGTCTGGAGCGGCTGGCCTCCTCCAGCGACCACGCGCTGTGGCGGCTGGCGCTGCCGACCGCTCGGCTGACCGTCGCAGTCCCGGGAAATCCGCCGACGACCGTCGCACTGGCCTCCGGGGCGACCTCGGCGACCGTCGCGTTGCCTGCCGGTCCGGCCGGGCGGGTGCTGCAACTGGCCGAACCCGCCGACTCGCACTGGTCGGCGCACCTGGCCGGCAGGCCCTTGCCCGGTACCGAACGTGCCGGTTGGGCGCAGTCGTGGGATTTGCCCAGCAGCGGTGGGGAACTGACGGTCCGTTACACCGATCATCTGCGTGGCCTCGGCCTGCTCTGGCAGGGCCTGGCGCTGCTGATCGTCACCGTGCTGGCCCTGCCCGCCGCGGCGGTCCGCGCGCCGGACGACGCCGAGCCGACCCCGGCCCCGGCCGGCGCCGGCCGGCACGCGCACGGCGAGGACCCGGCCACGGGCGAGTCGGCCGACGCCGTCGGTGCCGGGCGATGA
- a CDS encoding DUF5719 family protein: protein MTTPSRSHRRRRAPAASSRLARIVDRLPASGPAQAAVMAGVLLFAAVVVGLAGHAADPVRAGTDEVSSADLVCPGVVDRLPGARSTLTVAALPPDSAATGAMTVTDLAAGAPVRGSSSKPGVSVIDTSKDGAPAVLIRGRDGLAPGLSGESVIEPTTGAGNALSATTCAQPGISQWFIGASTALGRRDRLVLANPAPVPASVDLSFWADTGPLSVPNSADIAVPANGATTLPLDVMAPGHERLAIQVTASRGAVAASLNDLGAVGATVNGDDWLAPVVGPDRSLVLPGLPDRTTARTLYLATPGDRDAIVKVRLLTADNDVAPAGADTVTVQAGRVGEYDLSAAAAGQAAAVVVTSDQPVLASVRSTRAEGGGTDFAWAGAVPALSGPAVLPDARSNAAGATSLLLAAPRGGTIHVALRLPNGTTRSTDVRIPADRAVALPEATGGTGRFSVIVTPAAGSGPVYAASVLRLGPSGITVVPLLPERVSVVVPAVVPDVTVVTAGNQSRP, encoded by the coding sequence ATGACGACTCCGAGCCGGTCGCACCGCCGGCGCCGCGCGCCGGCCGCGTCCAGTCGCCTGGCCCGGATCGTCGACCGGCTGCCCGCGAGCGGCCCGGCCCAGGCCGCTGTGATGGCCGGGGTGCTGCTGTTCGCCGCAGTCGTGGTCGGGTTGGCCGGCCACGCTGCCGACCCGGTTCGCGCCGGCACCGATGAGGTCAGCTCGGCCGACCTGGTCTGCCCCGGCGTGGTCGACCGACTGCCGGGCGCCCGGTCCACCCTGACGGTCGCGGCGCTGCCACCGGATTCCGCCGCGACCGGCGCGATGACGGTCACCGACCTGGCCGCCGGTGCCCCGGTGCGGGGAAGCTCGAGCAAGCCCGGAGTCAGCGTGATCGACACATCCAAGGACGGGGCACCGGCCGTCCTGATCCGCGGCCGTGACGGGCTGGCTCCGGGCCTGTCCGGGGAATCCGTCATCGAGCCGACGACGGGAGCCGGGAACGCGCTGTCGGCCACGACCTGCGCCCAGCCGGGCATCTCGCAGTGGTTCATCGGGGCCTCGACGGCGCTCGGCCGACGCGACCGACTGGTGCTGGCCAACCCGGCCCCGGTGCCCGCCTCGGTGGACCTGAGCTTTTGGGCCGACACCGGTCCGTTGTCGGTGCCGAACTCCGCCGACATCGCCGTCCCGGCGAACGGGGCGACGACGCTGCCGCTCGACGTGATGGCGCCGGGTCACGAACGGCTGGCGATCCAGGTGACGGCCTCGCGCGGCGCAGTGGCGGCCAGCCTGAACGACCTCGGCGCGGTCGGCGCAACCGTCAACGGCGACGACTGGCTGGCGCCGGTGGTCGGCCCGGACCGAAGCCTGGTGCTGCCCGGTCTGCCGGACCGGACCACCGCCCGCACGCTGTACCTGGCCACGCCGGGAGACCGGGACGCGATCGTCAAGGTGCGACTGCTGACCGCGGACAACGACGTCGCCCCGGCCGGTGCCGACACGGTCACCGTGCAGGCCGGTCGGGTCGGCGAGTACGACCTGTCCGCGGCCGCCGCCGGCCAGGCAGCCGCGGTGGTGGTCACCTCCGACCAACCGGTGCTCGCCTCGGTCCGCTCGACCCGGGCCGAGGGCGGCGGCACCGATTTCGCCTGGGCCGGTGCGGTACCGGCGTTGTCCGGGCCCGCGGTCCTGCCCGACGCGCGCAGCAACGCCGCCGGGGCGACCTCGCTGCTGCTGGCCGCGCCGCGGGGCGGCACGATCCACGTCGCCCTCCGGTTGCCCAACGGCACCACCCGGAGCACGGATGTGCGGATCCCGGCGGACCGAGCCGTCGCGCTCCCCGAGGCGACGGGTGGGACCGGGCGGTTCTCGGTGATCGTGACCCCGGCCGCCGGGTCCGGCCCGGTCTACGCGGCGAGCGTGCTGCGCCTGGGGCCCTCCGGCATCACGGTGGTCCCGCTGCTGCCGGAACGGGTCTCGGTGGTGGTCCCGGCCGTGGTGCCGGACGTCACGGTGGTCACTGCCGGTAATCAGTCCAGGCCGTAG
- a CDS encoding metallopeptidase family protein: protein MAPPEVPLRRTRADRFADLVLDAVERLEGRWRRELADVEFAVETVPPVDAIEAARNSETVPLSRLYRGGAGHNARVVLYRRPVEARATGGPELAALVHDLITERLAELLEVEPEEIDPDYGLD, encoded by the coding sequence TTGGCACCGCCCGAGGTCCCGCTGCGCCGGACCCGGGCCGACCGCTTCGCCGACCTGGTGCTCGACGCGGTGGAACGCCTCGAGGGCCGCTGGCGCCGGGAGTTGGCCGATGTCGAGTTCGCGGTCGAGACGGTCCCCCCGGTCGATGCGATCGAGGCGGCCCGCAACTCCGAGACCGTGCCGCTGAGCCGGCTGTACCGCGGCGGCGCCGGGCACAACGCCCGCGTCGTGCTCTACCGCCGCCCGGTCGAGGCCCGGGCCACCGGCGGCCCGGAGTTGGCCGCGCTGGTCCACGACCTGATCACCGAACGGCTTGCCGAATTGCTGGAGGTCGAGCCCGAGGAGATCGACCCGGACTACGGCCTGGACTGA
- a CDS encoding DUF3499 domain-containing protein — protein MLNSRRCSRNACTRAAAATLTYVYADSTAVLGPLATYAEPHCYDLCSEHAERLTAPRGWDVVRLAPDPGWAGPSPDDLEALAEAVREVGRQRAESDEPEPAGTGGRRGHLRILRPPVD, from the coding sequence GTGCTTAATTCGAGACGGTGTTCGCGTAACGCCTGCACGCGTGCCGCGGCGGCGACTCTGACATACGTCTACGCCGACTCCACTGCCGTGCTCGGACCGTTGGCCACCTACGCCGAACCGCACTGCTACGACCTCTGCTCCGAGCACGCCGAGCGGCTGACCGCCCCGCGCGGTTGGGACGTCGTCCGACTGGCTCCGGACCCGGGTTGGGCCGGCCCGTCCCCGGACGATCTCGAGGCGCTGGCCGAGGCCGTCCGCGAGGTCGGCCGGCAGCGGGCCGAGTCCGACGAGCCGGAGCCCGCGGGCACCGGCGGCCGTCGCGGCCACCTGCGGATCCTGCGCCCCCCGGTCGACTGA
- a CDS encoding phosphomannomutase/phosphoglucomutase — protein MDERVASRAVAPGVDLTRIVHAYDVRGLVPEQLGPATAAALGAAFAEFCAPAPGIVVGRDMRTSSPELAAAFAAGASAAGVDVLDIGLACTDAVYYASGSLGMPGAMFTASHNPARWNGIKMCRTGAAPISRNSGLDRIRDRAAELLAAPPTPVARPGRVEQRDLLDDYAAHLHKLVDTSASRSLRVAVDAGNGMAGHVVPRVFAGLPFQVLPLYFELDGSFPNHEPNPIDPANLADLSAAVLAQGADLGLAFDGDADRCFVVDEQGRPISPSAVSGLIAVRELAKHPGSAVVHNLITSRALPELITEHGGQPVRTRVGHSFIKAVMAEHDAVFGGEHSGHYYFRDFWFADSGMLAALHVLAALGSSPADTTCSQLLSRFERYAASGEINSTVADPAAALADLHRTWAGHGRLDDLDGLTVSLADGSWFNVRPSNTEPLLRLNVEAADRAAMAALRDRVLTQIRKVSS, from the coding sequence ATGGACGAGCGAGTGGCTTCACGGGCGGTGGCACCAGGCGTCGACCTGACCCGGATCGTGCACGCCTACGACGTGCGCGGTCTGGTCCCCGAGCAGTTGGGCCCGGCCACGGCTGCCGCGCTCGGCGCGGCCTTCGCAGAGTTCTGCGCACCGGCGCCGGGCATCGTGGTCGGCCGCGACATGCGGACCTCCTCGCCGGAACTGGCCGCGGCCTTCGCGGCCGGCGCGTCCGCCGCCGGCGTCGACGTCCTCGACATCGGCCTGGCCTGCACCGACGCGGTCTACTACGCCAGCGGCAGCCTGGGCATGCCCGGCGCGATGTTCACCGCCAGCCACAACCCGGCCCGCTGGAACGGCATCAAGATGTGCCGGACCGGTGCCGCGCCGATCAGCCGGAACAGCGGGCTGGACCGCATCCGCGACCGGGCCGCCGAACTGCTGGCCGCACCGCCGACGCCGGTCGCGCGGCCCGGACGGGTCGAGCAGCGCGACCTGCTCGACGACTACGCGGCCCACCTGCACAAGCTGGTCGACACCTCGGCCTCGCGGTCGCTACGGGTCGCCGTGGATGCCGGCAACGGCATGGCCGGGCACGTGGTCCCGCGGGTCTTCGCGGGGCTGCCGTTCCAGGTCCTCCCGTTGTACTTCGAGCTCGACGGGTCGTTCCCCAACCACGAGCCGAACCCGATCGACCCGGCCAACCTGGCCGACCTGTCCGCCGCGGTGCTCGCCCAGGGCGCCGACCTCGGCCTGGCCTTCGACGGCGACGCGGACCGATGCTTCGTCGTCGACGAGCAGGGCCGGCCGATCTCCCCGTCGGCTGTCTCCGGCCTGATTGCCGTCCGCGAACTGGCCAAGCACCCCGGCTCGGCCGTCGTCCACAACCTGATCACGTCCCGCGCGCTGCCGGAGCTGATCACCGAGCACGGCGGGCAACCGGTCCGAACCCGGGTGGGCCACTCGTTCATCAAGGCTGTGATGGCCGAGCACGACGCGGTGTTCGGCGGCGAGCACTCCGGGCACTACTACTTCCGTGATTTCTGGTTCGCCGACTCGGGCATGCTCGCTGCGCTGCACGTGCTGGCCGCGCTCGGGTCGAGCCCGGCGGACACCACGTGCTCGCAACTGCTCAGCCGGTTCGAGCGCTACGCCGCCTCCGGCGAGATCAACAGCACTGTGGCGGACCCGGCGGCGGCGTTGGCCGACCTGCACCGGACCTGGGCCGGGCACGGGCGGCTGGACGACCTGGACGGCCTGACCGTGAGCCTGGCGGACGGCTCGTGGTTCAACGTGCGTCCGTCGAACACCGAACCGTTGCTGCGGTTGAACGTCGAGGCCGCCGACCGGGCCGCGATGGCGGCGCTGCGCGACCGGGTGCTGACCCAGATAAGGAAGGTTTCGTCGTGA
- a CDS encoding Trm112 family protein has protein sequence MTDIDPALLAVLACPQSRDPLRHDSAADELVCTGTSCGLAFPIRDGIPVLLIDEARPPRSGG, from the coding sequence GTGACCGACATCGACCCAGCGCTGCTCGCCGTGCTGGCCTGCCCGCAGTCCCGCGACCCGCTGCGCCACGACAGCGCGGCAGACGAGCTGGTCTGCACCGGAACGAGTTGCGGGTTGGCGTTCCCGATCCGCGACGGGATTCCGGTGCTGCTGATCGACGAAGCGCGCCCACCGCGGTCCGGTGGGTGA
- a CDS encoding SIS domain-containing protein, which translates to MGDVLARPAVLDDPDGLAAGDPEDMLGAVAGAGTQLRDGADAATRARCRALAGLPSPRAVVVAGMGGSAAAGDVLTAVAAAGSRIPVVVHRGYGLPSWVGPDDLLVAVSCSGQTEETLSAVGEAVRRGMRPVTIGSIGSALSAAAANCGGVHLPVDSAGRQPRACLWALAAPLLCVADAVGVVPVPAEATDAAALALDDVARRCRPQSSVADNPAKSLAQHLADGLPMVWGFSEVAAVAAARFGNQLAENAKIPSVVGALSEPHHNQVVSFDTADRGLSARLRLLVLRDCVEDARLGRRAAESLRLADEAGLTAHQVRAEGEHPLVRLAGLTGLLDFTSVYVALALGVDPTPVAPIVTLKGRLATPADERACE; encoded by the coding sequence GTGGGTGACGTGCTGGCGCGGCCGGCGGTCCTGGACGACCCGGACGGGCTGGCCGCCGGCGACCCGGAGGACATGCTCGGCGCCGTAGCCGGCGCAGGAACCCAGTTGCGCGACGGCGCCGATGCGGCGACCCGGGCCCGGTGCCGCGCCCTGGCCGGGCTGCCCAGCCCGCGGGCGGTGGTGGTCGCCGGCATGGGCGGCTCCGCCGCGGCCGGCGACGTGCTCACCGCGGTGGCCGCGGCCGGTTCGCGGATCCCGGTGGTGGTGCATCGCGGCTACGGACTGCCGTCCTGGGTCGGGCCGGACGACCTACTTGTCGCGGTCTCCTGCTCGGGGCAGACCGAGGAGACGTTGAGCGCCGTCGGCGAGGCGGTGCGCCGGGGCATGCGGCCGGTCACGATCGGCTCGATCGGCTCGGCGTTGTCGGCCGCCGCGGCCAACTGCGGCGGCGTGCACCTGCCGGTGGACTCAGCCGGACGGCAACCCCGCGCTTGTCTGTGGGCGCTGGCCGCCCCGTTACTGTGTGTGGCCGACGCGGTGGGCGTCGTCCCGGTGCCGGCCGAGGCGACCGACGCGGCGGCGTTGGCGTTGGACGACGTCGCCCGGCGCTGCCGCCCGCAAAGCAGCGTGGCCGACAACCCGGCGAAGTCGTTGGCGCAGCACCTGGCCGACGGGCTGCCGATGGTGTGGGGCTTCTCCGAAGTGGCCGCCGTCGCCGCCGCCCGGTTCGGCAACCAGTTGGCCGAGAACGCCAAGATCCCCTCGGTCGTCGGCGCGTTGTCCGAGCCGCACCACAACCAGGTGGTCTCCTTCGACACCGCCGATCGCGGCCTGTCGGCCCGGCTGCGGTTGCTGGTGCTGCGCGACTGTGTCGAGGACGCCCGCCTCGGCCGGCGCGCCGCCGAGTCGCTGCGGCTAGCCGACGAGGCGGGCCTGACGGCCCATCAGGTCCGCGCCGAGGGTGAGCATCCGCTGGTCCGCCTGGCCGGACTGACCGGCCTGCTGGACTTCACCAGCGTCTACGTCGCGCTTGCGCTGGGCGTCGACCCGACCCCGGTCGCCCCGATCGTCACGCTCAAGGGCAGGCTGGCAACGCCGGCCGATGAGCGAGCTTGCGAGTGA